In Mercurialis annua linkage group LG5, ddMerAnnu1.2, whole genome shotgun sequence, a single genomic region encodes these proteins:
- the LOC126681977 gene encoding E3 ubiquitin-protein ligase SINA-like 10, which translates to MPDNTVCSFDLELMDCAVCCEPLRPPIIQNGHATCNSCSVKMDKCHACTLPIGPMRCRIMEAVVESLTVYCQNRVYGFQESFNYDEKTDHEKYCSFIECSCPLPECNVKGSSETIYAHCKELHKDILTPFNFGRKFAVSVDMNDRGLLLQEEQSDIVFVLNNTKCSYGNIITVFCLGPLSNGSCPYDIEVKFDESSMHRFHSSTKNFQDTNKYYRSLTGFLLDSSDQEFFADGLIKMEISVYRSLELGFADDV; encoded by the exons ATGCCTGATAATACAGTCTGTTCGTTTGATCTTGAACTCATGGACTGTGCTGTATGCTGTGAACCTCTACGCCCTCCCATTATTCAG AATGGACATGCAACATGCAACTCCTGCTCTGTGAAGATGGATAAATGTCATGCTTGCACTTTGCCAATCGGACCAATGCGCTGTCGGATAATGGAAGCAGTCGTGGAGTCTTTAACGGTTTACTGCCAGAACAGAGTATATGGTTTCCAAGAAAGCTTCAATTACGACGAGAAGACAGATCACGAGAAATACTGCTCTTTTATAGAGTGTTCATGCCCGCTTCCAGAGTGCAATGTGAAGGGCTCGTCCGAAACCATTTATGCTCACTGCAAAGAGTTGCATAAAGATATTCTCACACCATTTAACTTTGGACGTAAATTTGCAGTTTCCGTGGACATGAATGATAGGGGTTTGCTTCTCCAAGAAGAACAATCAGACATTGTGTTTGTTCTGAACAACACAAAGTGCTCTTATGGGAATATTATAACAGTGTTTTGTCTCGGGCCATTGTCAAACGGAAGCTGCCCTTATGACATCGAAGTGAAGTTTGATGAATCGTCAATGCACCGGTTTCATTCTTCTACCAAGAATTTTCAAGACACCAACAAGTATTACCGTTCATTGACAGGATTCCTTCTTGATAGTAGCGACCAAGAGTTTTTTGCTGACGGGTTGATCAAGATGGAAATTTCGGTATATCGATCGTTGGAGCTCGGTTTTGCAGATGATGTTTAA
- the LOC126680075 gene encoding probable cysteine protease RD19B isoform X2 — MKSAFEYTLKAEGLMREEDYPYIGTDGGACKLNKNKIAAKVSNFSVVSLDEEQTTGTANLVKNGRLAAFRSLFIRICRSTFPDTVTLVCKGGCSKRRRRGEGRICSR, encoded by the exons ATGAAAAGTGCTTTTGAGTATACTCTTAAAGCTGAAGGTCTTATGCGTGAGGAGGATTATCCTTACATTGGTACTGATGGCGGTGCTTGCAAACTCAACAAGAATAAGATCGCAGCAAAAGTATCAAACTTTAGCGTTGTTTCTCTCGACGAAGAGCAAACCACTGGCACTGCAAACCTTGTTAAAAATGGTCGTCTTGCAG CTTTCAGGAGTCTTTTTATCAGAATTTGCAGATCCACATTTCCCGACACTGTAACTTTAGTTTGCAAAGGAG GCTGTTCAAAGAGAAGGAGAAGAGGAGAAGGTAGAATATGCTCAAGGTGA
- the LOC126680075 gene encoding probable cysteine protease RD19B isoform X1, whose amino-acid sequence MKSAFEYTLKAEGLMREEDYPYIGTDGGACKLNKNKIAAKVSNFSVVSLDEEQTTGTANLVKNGRLAEFCLISAFRSLFIRICRSTFPDTVTLVCKGGCSKRRRRGEGRICSR is encoded by the exons ATGAAAAGTGCTTTTGAGTATACTCTTAAAGCTGAAGGTCTTATGCGTGAGGAGGATTATCCTTACATTGGTACTGATGGCGGTGCTTGCAAACTCAACAAGAATAAGATCGCAGCAAAAGTATCAAACTTTAGCGTTGTTTCTCTCGACGAAGAGCAAACCACTGGCACTGCAAACCTTGTTAAAAATGGTCGTCTTGCAG AATTCTGCTTGATTTCAGCTTTCAGGAGTCTTTTTATCAGAATTTGCAGATCCACATTTCCCGACACTGTAACTTTAGTTTGCAAAGGAG GCTGTTCAAAGAGAAGGAGAAGAGGAGAAGGTAGAATATGCTCAAGGTGA